Proteins co-encoded in one Nicotiana sylvestris chromosome 7, ASM39365v2, whole genome shotgun sequence genomic window:
- the LOC104221957 gene encoding leucine-rich repeat receptor-like serine/threonine-protein kinase RGI4, protein MPAPSTNPFLLLFSNIFLFLSLNSLFFSSCYSIDVQSQALVAWKQTLNSSDDVLKSWNALDKSPCNWFGIHCNSNGQVVSISLKSVNLQGPLPSNFQPLKFLNTLVLSSANLSGPIPKEFGDYLELSLIDISDNSITGTIPQEICRLNKLQILSLSSNYLEGDIPSEIGNLSSLKNLLIYDNQLSGEIPKGIGKLSNLEEFRAGGNQNLKGELPLEIGNCSNLVFLGLAETGISGNLPPSIGNLKRIQTIAIYTALLSGPIPEEIGNCSELQNLYLYQNSISGSIPRSIGELKKLQSLLLWQNSIVGVIPNELGNCKALTVIDLSENLLTGSIPTSFGGILGLEELQLSVNQLSGIIPPEISNCTSLSHLEVDNNDISGQIPNEIGNLKSLTLFFAWKNNLTGNIPVSLSQCENLQALDLSYNNLFGPIPKEIFALNNLTKLLLLSNDLSGFIPPDVGKCTNLYRFRVNNNRLGGTVPLEIGNLRSLNFLDMSHNHFMGGIPASLSGCQNLEFLDLHSNAFTGPLPETLPKSLQFVDISDNRLTGSLSPSVGSLAELTKLNLGKNQLSGRIPAEIISCSKLQLLDLGYNGFSGDIPKELGKIPSLEISLNLSCNQFTGVIPSEFSGFTRLGNLDLSHNKLIGNLDVLTNLQNLVSLNVSFNDFSGKLPNTQFFHKLPLSDLTGNQALYISGGDVTQLGPARRAKSTMKLAMSILVSISAVLVLLAIYTLIRTRAAKYRSPDVDTWEMTLYQKLDFSIDDIFHNLTSANVIGTGSSGVVYRVMTENGVTLAVKKMWSSEESGAFSSEIRTLGSIRHKNIVRLLGWASNQNMKLLFYDYLPNGSLSSLLHGVGKGAAEWETRFDVVIGVAHALAYLHHDCVPPIMHGDVKAMNVLLGPRMEPYLADFGLARIVNTDVDADLLKQSQRPHLAGSYGYMAPEHASMQRITEKSDVYSFGVVLLEVLTGRHPLDPTLPGGAHLVQWVREHLQSKRDPNDILDPKLRGRADPEMHEMLQTLAVSFLCVSTKADDRPMMRDVVAMLKEIRNVDPVVSESDLLKKNASVTALPKSPGTKNADSQLSCSCSFVFSDNSISK, encoded by the exons ATGCCTGCTCCTTCAACaaatccttttcttcttcttttttccaatATCTTCTTATTTCTCTCCTTAAactctcttttcttctcttcttgtTATTCTATTGATGTACAAAGTCAGGCACTTGTTGCATGGAAACAAACATTAAACAGTTCTGATGATGTTTTGAAATCATGGAATGCTTTAGACAAAAGTCCCTGCAATTGGTTTGGCATACACTGTAACTCTAATGGTCAAGTTGTGAGCATAAGTCTCAAATCAGTAAATTTACAAGGACCATTGCCTTCAAATTTTCAGCCCCTCAAATTCTTGAACACCCTTGTTCTTTCATCTGCTAATCTCAGTGGTCCAATCCCAAAAGAGTTTGGAGACTATCTTGAACTTAGTCTCATTGATATTAGTGACAATTCAATCACTGGTACCATTCCACAAGAAATTTGTAGGCTTAACAAGCTGCAAATTTTGTCTCTCAGTTCAAATTATCTTGAAGGTGATATTCCTTCTGAAATTGGCAACTTGTCCAGTCTCAAGAATCTCTTGATTTATGACAATCAACTGAGTGGTGAGATTCCAAAGGGTATTGGAAAGTTGAGCAATCTTGAGGAATTCAGAGCTGGTGGAAATCAAAATCTTAAGGGTGAACTCCCTTTGGAAATTGGAAACTGCAGCAACTTGGTTTTTCTAGGCCTAGCTGAAACAGGCATTTCAGGGAATTTGCCACCTTCAATTGGCAACCTGAAAAGGATTCAGACCATTGCAATTTACACAGCTCTTTTGTCTGGACCAATTCCAGAAGAGATTGGTAATTGCAGTGAACTCCAGAACTTGTACTTGTATCAAAATTCAATCTCAGGTTCGATCCCGCGGAGTATAGGGGAGCTTAAAAAGCTCCAGAGCTTATTGCTATGGCAAAATAGCATAGTTGGTGTGATTCCTAATGAGCTTGGAAATTGCAAAGCTCTTACAGTTATTGATTTATCTGAGAATCTTTTAACAGGTAGCATTCCTACTAGTTTTGGTGGCATTTTAGGTCTTGAGGAGTTGCAGTTGAGTGTCAATCAGTTATCAGGTATTATACCTCCTGAAATATCTAATTGTACTTCTCTGTCTCATTTGGAAGTTGACAACAATGATATTTCAGGCCAGATTCCTAATGAAATAGGAAACTTAAAGAGCTTGACTTTATTCTTTGCATGGAAAAATAATTTAACAGGCAATATTCCTGTTTCCTTATCTCAATGTGAGAATCTTCAGGCTCTAGACCTTTCTTACAACAATCTTTTTGGTCCCATACCAAAAGAAATCTTTGCTTTGAATAATCTGACAAAACTGCTGCTTCTTTCCAATGATTTGTCTGGCTTTATACCACCTGATGTTGGTAAATGCACAAACTTGTATAGATTCAGGGTGAACAACAATAGGCTAGGGGGTACTGTTCCATTGGAGATAGGAAACTTAAGAAGTTTGAATTTCCTTGACATGAGTCACAATCATTTTATGGGAGGAATTCCTGCATCATTATCTGGTTGTCAAAATCTTGAGTTTCTTGATCTCCATTCAAATGCATTCACTGGTCCCTTGCCAGAAACCCTGCCTAAAAGCCTACAGTTTGTGGACATTTCTGACAACAGGCTTACGGGTTCGTTAAGTCCAAGTGTTGGTTCTTTAGCTGAATTAACAAAACTGAATCTTGGGAAAAATCAACTTTCTGGCAGAATTCCAGCAGAGATAATTTCTTGTAGTAAGCTTCAGCTGCTAGATCTTGGGTACAATGGTTTCTCAGGTGATATACCTAAAGAGTTGGGTAAAATACCATCCCTGGAAATCTCTCTCAACCTTAGTTGTAACCAATTTACAGGCGTGATTCCAAGTGAGTTTTCAGGTTTTACTAGACTAGGAAACCTTGATCTCTCCCACAACAAACTCATCGGGAATTTAGATGTTCTTACAAACCTTCAAAACCTTGTCTCGCTCAATGTATCATTCAATGACTTCTCCGGAAAACTGCCCAATACCCAATTCTTTCATAAGCTTCCTTTGAGTGATCTTACTGGAAACCAAGCTCTTTATATCTCTGGTGGGGACGTGACTCAACTGGGACCCGCTCGACGTGCCAAATCAACCATGAAACTTGCTATGTCGATCCTTGTCAGTATTAGTGCTGTGCTAGTGCTTCTAGCCATTTACACCTTGATCAGGACACGAGCGGCCAAGTACAGATCTCCAGATGTTGATACTTGGGAAATGACTCTTTACCAGAAGTTGGACTTTTCAATAGATGACATTTTTCATAATCTAACATCAGCTAATGTCATTGGCACTGGAAGCTCTGGAGTTGTGTACAGGGTAATGACCGAAAATGGGGTTACTCTGGCAGTCAAGAAAATGTGGTCATCAGAGGAATCAGGAGCGTTTAGTTCAGAAATTCGTACTCTAGGTTCAATCCGTCACAAGAATATAGTACGCCTCCTTGGTTGGGCTTCAAACCAGAACATGAAACTACTATTCTATGACTACCTACCTAATGGGAGTTTGAGCTCATTGCTCCACGGTGTTGGCAAAGGAGCAGCAGAATGGGAGACCAGATTTGATGTGGTCATTGGAGTAGCTCATGCACTTGCATACTTGCATCATGATTGTGTACCTCCTATAATGCATGGAGATGTCAAAGCAATGAATGTATTGTTAGGCCCTAGAATGGAGCCTTATTTAGCCGACTTTGGGTTGGCAAGGATTGTCAACACTGATGTCGATGCAGACTTGTTGAAGCAAAGCCAAAGGCCTCATCTTGCTGGTTCTTATGGCTATATGGCTCCAG AACATGCTTCGATGCAACGGATCACAGAAAAGAGTGATGTGTATAGTTTTGGTGTGGTTCTCTTGGAGGTACTAACAGGAAGGCATCCATTGGACCCAACATTGCCTGGGGGTGCACACTTAGTTCAATGGGTGCGCGAGCACTTACAAAGCAAGCGTGATCCAAATGACATTCTTGATCCAAAGCTTAGGGGAAGGGCTGACCCTGAGATGCATGAAATGCTGCAAACTTTAGCTGTTTCATTTCTGTGCGTGAGCACGAAAGCTGATGATCGTCCAATGATGAGAGATGTTGTAGCCATGCTCAAGGAAATTCGAAACGTTGATCCTGTAGTGTCTGAATCTGACCTGTTGAAGAAAAATGCAAGTGTAACAGCTCTTCCAAAATCACCTGGAACCAAGAATGCGGATTCCCAATTATCCTGTAGCTGCTCTTTTGTGTTTTCTGATAACTCTATCTCCAAATAA
- the LOC104221958 gene encoding uncharacterized protein has product MAISFIVKASIQLHCRAIFIPWVHKYSAISCSRGRDYSTFPVRHIPKKSKECQELEAASPRKRFLDIEKQSNVDRNVQETGFSVGGRLKNGGISFDSKSQNHKQRLLTSIDNEVEWGKEDEVNADFRLGRAETDKARVDAERIAVQLLASRALTAVELKKKLLGRKFTISVVNAVITDFHTRGLINDSLYAEMFSRSRWSSSSWGPRRIKQALIKKGVSETDANKAVKLVFKNDEAGEEEDSGESRVTMSRPSLDQLFVQASKQWLKGQGVPREKRKARIVRWLQYRGFDWSVVSFILKKLESSYPE; this is encoded by the exons ATGGCAATTTCTTTCATAGTTAAAGCTTCAATCCAGCTTCATTGTCGAGCCATTTTCATCCCCTG GGTGCATAAATACAGTGCCATAAGCTGCTCCAGAGGCAGAGATTATAGCACATTTCCAGTCCGGCACATTCCCAAGAAATCTAAAGAATGCCAAGAGTTGGAAGCTGCTTCACCAAGGAAGCGCTTTTTGGACATAGAAAAGCAGAGTAACGTGGATAGGAATGTTCAGGAAACTGGATTTTCTGTTGGTGGAAGGTTGAAGAATGGAGGCATATCTTTTGATTCCAAGTCTCAAAATCATAAACAAAGGCTTCTGACCAGCATAGACAATGAGGTTGAATGGG GGAAGGAAGATGAAGTTAACGCAGATTTTAGGCTTGGGCGTGCCGAAACTGATAAAGCTAGAgtagatgcagaaaggatagcagtTCAATTACTTGCTTCAAG AGCACTCACGGCTGTGGAACTGAAGAAGAAACTCCTGGGAAGAAAGTTTACAATCAGTGTTGTTAATGCTGTAATAACAGATTTCCATACCAG GGGTTTAATCAATGATAGTCTGTATGCTGAAATGTTTTCTCGGTCCAGATGGTCTTCCTCAAGTTGGGGTCCAAGACGAATCAAGCAA GCCTTGATCAAGAAGGGTGTAAGCGAAACAGATGCAAACAAGGCCGTAAAATTGGTTTTCAAGAATGACGAAGCTGGTGAAGAGGAAGACTCAGGAGAATCAAGAGTTACTATGTCGAGACCTTCCCTGGATCAATTGTTTGTCCAGGCATCTAAGCAGTGGCTTAAAGGGCAGGGTGTGCCTAGAGAAAAACGTAAAGCAAGGATTGTTCGTTGGCTTCAGTACCGTGGCTTTGATTGGAGTGTGGTTAGTTTCATACTTAAGAAGTTAGAGTCCAGCTATCCTGAGTAG